One Festucalex cinctus isolate MCC-2025b chromosome 1, RoL_Fcin_1.0, whole genome shotgun sequence genomic region harbors:
- the LOC144006040 gene encoding uncharacterized protein LOC144006040: MEGFKKTDRWTDEEVQALLSIYKTKDSAIAMLETMCEDTAVGEDSSPTDSLTHQVSVKALEGISEDGPSTSRNCAPLSTSTSNDEVNIPTSRISRAVPESSALLPRPGKRKRDRDHLFLDYLREFDEKNREATRAMFLEEVRLHKEDLELRRQERKEDQQLARELIEQNQRHDRDFQMGFLAVLNRFVDTMSQMPK, translated from the exons AtggaaggatttaaaaaaaccgATAGGTGGACGGACGAAGAAGTGCAGGCTCTCCTGAGCATTTACAAAACTAAGGACTCTGCAATTGCAATGCTGGAAACCATGTGCGAGGACACGGCAGTGGGCGAGGATTCGTCACCAACAGACTCGCTAACACACcaag TTTCAGTCAAGGCGTTGGAAGGGATAAGCGAGGATGGTCCAtccacaagcagaaactgcgccCCTCTGTCAACTTCCA CTTCAAATGATGAAGTGAACATTCCTACGAGCAGAATCAGCAGAGCTGTTCCTGAGTCTTCTGCCTTGCTCCCCCGTCCAG GTAAGCGCAaacgggaccgagaccacctgtTTTTGGATTACCTGCGCGAATTTGACGAAAAGAACAGGGAGGCCACGAGAGCGATGTTCCTCGAAGAAGTGAGgttgcacaaggaggaccttgagCTCAGACGCCAGGAACGCAAGGAAGATCAACAGCTGGCACGTGAGCTGATTGAACAAAACCAGAGGCATGACAGAGActtccaaatgggcttcctggcagtcTTAAACAGATTTGTTGACACAATGAGCCAAATGCCAAAGTAA
- the LOC144022774 gene encoding uncharacterized protein LOC144022774 isoform X2 translates to MLPRRNFLTLRILLLFSISASAFNFEFFKQTPVAREGVVRLSGSGSSWEGRVEIYHDGQWGTVCDDGWDMAEAQVVCRQLNFPGARSVVIGKNYEQASGPIWLDEVKCDGTEMSLFACNMENWGVTDCTHKEDVGVICQPPNTNGTIWNFPHSLDHSISLSDDLGSLFDSRTGCNFLIVVQSSTVAVATIRTSRERLMTAMRTCRTSARREMGRIRSRLVERRSNLQTRRRLLLQARKLLQVRRRALICHFYQSGCVPRRVWKNIRTSDWWDAVVSTYDDGKWMKDFRVSKDTFEYLCYRLGPELEKSDTNYRLCVPLRKRVAVALWKLATNNEYRSISHLFGIGISTVCHCVHNFCTAVEKVLLAEVIRLPCKNKLEDMAAHFQTKWGLPQCVGAIDGSHIPIIRPEEYHTEYFNRKGWHSIILQAVVDAKGLFWNVFVGAGSLHDARVLRLSGLWDLVDRGLLHSQETKNIHGHNVGYYLLGDAAYPLKSWLLKPFNDNGRLTMQQLIYNNKTSRARITVEHAFGRLKGRWRCLLNRNDCQLDKVKSMVITCCVLHNLCEQNGDDFLGEWEDSAIVPQQPDGTESAIVETEGVHARAAILKFLNTSL, encoded by the exons ATGCTGCCACGTCGAAACTTCCTCACTCTGCGGATTCTGCTGCTTTTCAGCATCTCTGCAAGTGCTTTCAACTTTGAGTTCTTCA AGCAAACTCCAGTGGCTCGTGAAGGTGTCGTGAGACTCTCTGGCTCTGGGAGCTCCTGGGAGGGTCGCGTGGAGATCTACCACGATGGTCAGTGGGGAACCGTGTGCGATGACGGCTGGGACATGGCAGAGGCTCAAGTTGTGTGTCGACAACTCAACTTCCCAGGAGCCAGATCAGTCGTCATTGGGAAGAACTACGAACAAG CATCAGGTCCTATTTGGCTGGATGAAGTCAAATGTGACGGCACAGAAATGAGTTTGTTTGCTTGCAATATGGAGAACTGGGGAGTGACCGACTGCACCCACAAAGAGGACGTGGGCGTTATTTGTCAACCACCAA ACACAAATGGAACCATCTGGAATTTCCCACATTCGCTGGACCACAGTATCAGTCTGTCAGATGATCTGGGCAGCCTGTTCGACAGTAGAACAGGTTGCAACTTCCTTATCGTGGTCCAAAGCTCCACGG TTGCGGTTGCAACTATTAGAACGTCAAGGGAAAGGTTGATGACAGCCATGAGGACCTGCCGTACCTCAGCAAGACGAGAAATGGGTAGAATTCGCTCACGCCTCGTGGAAAGACGTTCAAACCTGCAAACACGAAGACGCTTACTCCTGCAAGCGCGAAAACTCCTGCAAGTacgaagacgtgcactg atttgccacttctaccagtctgggtgtgttccgcgcagggtgtggaagaacatcagaacctctgaCTGGTGGGACGCTGTAGTTTCAACCTACGATGATGGCAAATGGATGAAAGACTTTCGTGTTTCCAAGGACACATTCGAGTACCTCTGTTACCGTCTTGGACCCGAACTGGAGAAGAGTGACACCAACTATCGTCTTTGTGTTCCACTGCGAAAGAGAGTTGCTGTAGCTCTGTGGAAACTTGCCACCAATAATGAGTATAGGAGCATCTCACATTTGTTTGGCATCGGCATTTCTACAGTGTGCCATTGTGTGCATAACTTCTGCACTGCGGTCGAGAAGGTGCTTTTGGCAGAGGTCATACGGTTGCCCTGCAAAAACAAATTAGAAGACATGGCAGcacattttcagacaaaatggggGCTGCCACAGTGTGTGGGTGCGATAGATGGATCCCACATTCCCATTATTCGACCAGAAGAGTACCACACTGAATACTTTAACCGCAAAGGCTGGCACTCCATCATCCTGCAGGCTGTGGTGGATGCAAAGGGGCTcttttggaatgtttttgttggtgctgggaGCCTGCATGATGCTAGAGTGCTCCGCTTGTCTGGGCTATGGGATCTGGTGGACAGAGGTTTGCTACACtctcaagaaacaaaaaacatacatggaCACAACGTTGGGTATTACCTGCTCGGTGATGCTGCCTATCCACTTAAGAGCTGGCTGCTGAAGCCGTTCAATGACAACGGCAGACTGACCATGCAGCAGTTAATTTACAACAACAAGACAAGCAGAGCCCGAATCACCGTGGAACACGCATTTGGTAGATTAAAGGGCAGGTGGCGATGTTTGTTAAATCGCAATGACTGTCAACTGGACAAAGTAAAGTCTATGGTCATAACTTGTTGTGTTTTACACAATTTGTGTGAACAGAACGGGGATGATTTTTTGGGAGAATGGGAGGACAGTGCTATTGTCCCGCAGCAGCCTGATGGTACTGAGTCTGCAATAGTGGAAACTGAGGGGGTGCATGCCCGTGCAGCAATTCTGAAGTTTTTAAATACATCATTGTAA
- the LOC144022774 gene encoding uncharacterized protein LOC144022774 isoform X1, which translates to MLPRRNFLTLRILLLFSISASAFNFEFFKQTPVAREGVVRLSGSGSSWEGRVEIYHDGQWGTVCDDGWDMAEAQVVCRQLNFPGARSVVIGKNYEQAASGPIWLDEVKCDGTEMSLFACNMENWGVTDCTHKEDVGVICQPPNTNGTIWNFPHSLDHSISLSDDLGSLFDSRTGCNFLIVVQSSTVAVATIRTSRERLMTAMRTCRTSARREMGRIRSRLVERRSNLQTRRRLLLQARKLLQVRRRALICHFYQSGCVPRRVWKNIRTSDWWDAVVSTYDDGKWMKDFRVSKDTFEYLCYRLGPELEKSDTNYRLCVPLRKRVAVALWKLATNNEYRSISHLFGIGISTVCHCVHNFCTAVEKVLLAEVIRLPCKNKLEDMAAHFQTKWGLPQCVGAIDGSHIPIIRPEEYHTEYFNRKGWHSIILQAVVDAKGLFWNVFVGAGSLHDARVLRLSGLWDLVDRGLLHSQETKNIHGHNVGYYLLGDAAYPLKSWLLKPFNDNGRLTMQQLIYNNKTSRARITVEHAFGRLKGRWRCLLNRNDCQLDKVKSMVITCCVLHNLCEQNGDDFLGEWEDSAIVPQQPDGTESAIVETEGVHARAAILKFLNTSL; encoded by the exons ATGCTGCCACGTCGAAACTTCCTCACTCTGCGGATTCTGCTGCTTTTCAGCATCTCTGCAAGTGCTTTCAACTTTGAGTTCTTCA AGCAAACTCCAGTGGCTCGTGAAGGTGTCGTGAGACTCTCTGGCTCTGGGAGCTCCTGGGAGGGTCGCGTGGAGATCTACCACGATGGTCAGTGGGGAACCGTGTGCGATGACGGCTGGGACATGGCAGAGGCTCAAGTTGTGTGTCGACAACTCAACTTCCCAGGAGCCAGATCAGTCGTCATTGGGAAGAACTACGAACAAG CAGCATCAGGTCCTATTTGGCTGGATGAAGTCAAATGTGACGGCACAGAAATGAGTTTGTTTGCTTGCAATATGGAGAACTGGGGAGTGACCGACTGCACCCACAAAGAGGACGTGGGCGTTATTTGTCAACCACCAA ACACAAATGGAACCATCTGGAATTTCCCACATTCGCTGGACCACAGTATCAGTCTGTCAGATGATCTGGGCAGCCTGTTCGACAGTAGAACAGGTTGCAACTTCCTTATCGTGGTCCAAAGCTCCACGG TTGCGGTTGCAACTATTAGAACGTCAAGGGAAAGGTTGATGACAGCCATGAGGACCTGCCGTACCTCAGCAAGACGAGAAATGGGTAGAATTCGCTCACGCCTCGTGGAAAGACGTTCAAACCTGCAAACACGAAGACGCTTACTCCTGCAAGCGCGAAAACTCCTGCAAGTacgaagacgtgcactg atttgccacttctaccagtctgggtgtgttccgcgcagggtgtggaagaacatcagaacctctgaCTGGTGGGACGCTGTAGTTTCAACCTACGATGATGGCAAATGGATGAAAGACTTTCGTGTTTCCAAGGACACATTCGAGTACCTCTGTTACCGTCTTGGACCCGAACTGGAGAAGAGTGACACCAACTATCGTCTTTGTGTTCCACTGCGAAAGAGAGTTGCTGTAGCTCTGTGGAAACTTGCCACCAATAATGAGTATAGGAGCATCTCACATTTGTTTGGCATCGGCATTTCTACAGTGTGCCATTGTGTGCATAACTTCTGCACTGCGGTCGAGAAGGTGCTTTTGGCAGAGGTCATACGGTTGCCCTGCAAAAACAAATTAGAAGACATGGCAGcacattttcagacaaaatggggGCTGCCACAGTGTGTGGGTGCGATAGATGGATCCCACATTCCCATTATTCGACCAGAAGAGTACCACACTGAATACTTTAACCGCAAAGGCTGGCACTCCATCATCCTGCAGGCTGTGGTGGATGCAAAGGGGCTcttttggaatgtttttgttggtgctgggaGCCTGCATGATGCTAGAGTGCTCCGCTTGTCTGGGCTATGGGATCTGGTGGACAGAGGTTTGCTACACtctcaagaaacaaaaaacatacatggaCACAACGTTGGGTATTACCTGCTCGGTGATGCTGCCTATCCACTTAAGAGCTGGCTGCTGAAGCCGTTCAATGACAACGGCAGACTGACCATGCAGCAGTTAATTTACAACAACAAGACAAGCAGAGCCCGAATCACCGTGGAACACGCATTTGGTAGATTAAAGGGCAGGTGGCGATGTTTGTTAAATCGCAATGACTGTCAACTGGACAAAGTAAAGTCTATGGTCATAACTTGTTGTGTTTTACACAATTTGTGTGAACAGAACGGGGATGATTTTTTGGGAGAATGGGAGGACAGTGCTATTGTCCCGCAGCAGCCTGATGGTACTGAGTCTGCAATAGTGGAAACTGAGGGGGTGCATGCCCGTGCAGCAATTCTGAAGTTTTTAAATACATCATTGTAA
- the cant1a gene encoding soluble calcium-activated nucleotidase 1 codes for MTASAAYARLEHNEPMNGLRISVGGLPMLATMANATDPRFRLKWRPIVAAAVSLAVVLLLFMHLSAGLHPRVYASESLRAGRHDPPRAATGYNDTYPLSPAERTPQGTRYRIAVIADLDTNSRSEKTLSWFSYMRRGYLLVSQSGDRVSVEWDAEKTVLQSHLAEKGRGMELSELVVFNGKLYSVDDRTGVVYHVDGGKVVPWVILPDGDGNVAKGFKAEWLAVKDEHLYVGGLGKEWTTTSGEFVNDNPEWVKVVGFRGDVEHQNWVPMYKSLKEAAGIQPPGYLIHESAAWSDTLQRWFFLPRRASSERYEETADERRGTNLVLSCSPDFADITASRVGPLDLTHGFSSFKFVPNTDDQIILALKSEEDAGKIATYITAFTLDGRILLPETKIGDVKYEGLEFI; via the exons ATGACTGCATCTGCAGCCTACGCCCGACTGGAGCACAATGAGCCCATGAACGGTCTGCGGATCTCCGTCGGGGGTCTCCCCATGCTGGCGACCATGGCCAACGCCACGGACCCTCGCTTCCGCCTCAAGTGGCGGCCCATCGTGGCGGCGGCCGTCTCGCTGGCCGTGGTGCTGCTGCTCTTCATGCACTTGAGCGCGGGCCTGCACCCCCGCGTCTACGCGTCGGAGAGCCTGAGGGCGGGCCGCCATGACCCGCCGCGGGCCGCCACCGGCTACAACGACACCTACCCGCTCAGCCCGGCCGAGCGCACGCCGCAGGGCACGCGCTACCGCATCGCCGTCATCGCCGACCTGGACACGAACTCTCGTAGCGAGAAGACGCTGTCGTGGTTCAGCTACATGCGGCGCGGGTACCTCCTGGTGTCGCAGAGCGGCGACAGGGTGTCGGTGGAGTGGGACGCGGAGAAAACGGTGCTGCAGAGCCACCTGGCCGAGAAGGGGCGAGGCATGGAGCTGTCGGAGCTGGTGGTGTTCAACGGGAAGCTGTACAGCGTCGACGACAGGACGGGCGTCGTCTATCACGTCGACGGCGGCAAGGTCGTGCCTTGGGTCATCTTACCTGATGGTGATGGCAACGTGGCCAAAG GTTTCAAAGCCGAGTGGTTGGCGGTGAAGGACGAGCACCTGTACGTGGGCGGTCTGGGGAAGGAGTGGACCACCACGTCGGGCGAGTTCGTCAACGACAACCCTGAGTGGGTGAAAGTGGTGGGCTTCCGTGGGGACGTGGAGCACCAGAACTGGGTCCCCATGTACAAGTCGCTCAAGGAGGCGGCAGGAATTCAACCCCCAG GTTACCTCATTCATGAGTCGGCGGCGTGGAGCGACACCTTGCAGCGCTGGTTCTTCCTGCCGCGCCGCGCAAGCTCGGAGCGCTACGAGGAAACGGCGGACGAGCGGCGGGGCACCAACCTGGTCCTGAGCTGCTCGCCGGACTTCGCCGACATCACGGCGAGCCGGGTGGGCCCGCTCGATCTCACCCACGGCTTCTCCTCGTTCAAGTTCGTGCCCAACACGGACGATCAGATCATCCTGGCGCTCAAGTCGGAGGAAGACGCAGGGAAGATCGCCACCTACATCACGGCCTTCACGCTGGACGGACGCATTCTCCTGCCAGAGACAAAGATAGGCGATGTCAAATACGAAGGCTTGGAGTTCATCTAA